One Aegilops tauschii subsp. strangulata cultivar AL8/78 chromosome 7, Aet v6.0, whole genome shotgun sequence genomic window carries:
- the LOC109741345 gene encoding thioredoxin O, mitochondrial isoform X1 — translation MARRLCRLPRLLLPLAAAPKHQPRLPAIPALNPSPAARLRPSSSPTPTPSLPAFPRLFSSSSAGDSSMVVVGSADSYEDIHAKVQAEKLPAVFYYTAVWCGPCRAMAPVIEKMSRQYPKIPVYKVDIDMEGLGTRLSNLKIFSIPTFHFYHKGEKSSEVVGADVKKLEAAMESLHKQQ, via the exons ATGGCTCGCCGACTCTGCCGTCTccctcgcctcctcctccccctcgccgccgcccccaaGCACCAGCCCCGCCTCCCCGCCATCCCCGCCCTAAACCCTAGCCCCGCCGCCCGCCTCCGTCCCTCCTCctccccgacgccgacgccctcgCTCCCCGCCTTCCCCCGCCTCTTCTCCTCGTCGTCCGCAG GCGATTCCAGCATGGTGGTCGTAGGCTCCGCGGATTCCTACGAGGACATCCACGCCAAGGTGCAAG CTGAGAAGCTCCCCGCCGTCTTCTACTACACGGCGGTCTGGTGCGGGCCGT GCCGGGCGATGGCACCTGTGATTGAGAAGATGAGCAGGCAGTACCCCAAGATACCTGTCTACAAAGTCGACATCGACATG GAGGGACTTGGGACCAGACTTAGTAACCTGAAAATATTCTCTATC CCAACTTTCCACTTCTACCACAAAGGCGAGAAGAGCAGCGAAGTGGTTGGTGCTGACGTGAAGAAGCTTGAAGCTGCCATGGAAAGTCTTCACAA GCAACAGTGA
- the LOC109741345 gene encoding thioredoxin O, mitochondrial isoform X2 has product MARRLCRLPRLLLPLAAAPKHQPRLPAIPALNPSPAARLRPSSSPTPTPSLPAFPRLFSSSSAGDSSMVVVGSADSYEDIHAKVQAEKLPAVFYYTAVWCGPCRAMAPVIEKMSRQYPKIPVYKVDIDMEGLGTRLSNLKIFSIPTFHFYHKGEKSSEVVGADVKKLEAAMESLHK; this is encoded by the exons ATGGCTCGCCGACTCTGCCGTCTccctcgcctcctcctccccctcgccgccgcccccaaGCACCAGCCCCGCCTCCCCGCCATCCCCGCCCTAAACCCTAGCCCCGCCGCCCGCCTCCGTCCCTCCTCctccccgacgccgacgccctcgCTCCCCGCCTTCCCCCGCCTCTTCTCCTCGTCGTCCGCAG GCGATTCCAGCATGGTGGTCGTAGGCTCCGCGGATTCCTACGAGGACATCCACGCCAAGGTGCAAG CTGAGAAGCTCCCCGCCGTCTTCTACTACACGGCGGTCTGGTGCGGGCCGT GCCGGGCGATGGCACCTGTGATTGAGAAGATGAGCAGGCAGTACCCCAAGATACCTGTCTACAAAGTCGACATCGACATG GAGGGACTTGGGACCAGACTTAGTAACCTGAAAATATTCTCTATC CCAACTTTCCACTTCTACCACAAAGGCGAGAAGAGCAGCGAAGTGGTTGGTGCTGACGTGAAGAAGCTTGAAGCTGCCATGGAAAGTCTTCACAAGTAA